Genomic segment of Panicum virgatum strain AP13 chromosome 9N, P.virgatum_v5, whole genome shotgun sequence:
ggcggcggcttcatccgcccctagaaatctatttgtaggggcccgcccctacaaatgttttctcaattgtttttgaaaaattatttaatcctaaaaaaatagcaaacaacatataaaaaatatgaaattttcaCCATTAGCGTATAACAACATGTGCCTCTGGTGAAAAATACCGAAAGTACAATTCAGACTTTTTATTGTTTGAATGTGTGGAAAGGACAAAGTTGCTCTTAAATTATATGAGAGAGTAGTGACTTAGTAGAGGCTAGCGTTTAAACATATTTTCTTATTACATACAGTGCAACATATGTTTATTAATTTTGTTGAGTTTTACACATCAAAATACGCATATGGTAAAAATTGCAGCATATTTTGAtaatatttactatattttatgaTTTAAAAGAATATCCGAAATAAATTTCGAAAactatttataggggcgggctggggcatcacccgcccctaaaaacttatttgtaggggcgggcaaTTCTAGCaaccgcccctagaaatagatttgcaggggcgggtgacgcccaCGACCGCAGCTACAAATATTTTCTCAATTGTTTCTGAAAAATCATTTAATCctaaaaaatagcaaacaacataaaaaatatgaaattttcaCCATTAGCGTATAACAACATGTGCCTCTGGTGAAAAATACCGAAAGTACAATTCAGACTTTTTATTGTTTGAATGTGTGGAAAGGACAAAGTTGCTCTTAAATTGTATGAGAGAATAGTGACTTAGTAGAGGCTAGTGTTTGAACATATTTTCTTATTACATACAGTACAACATATgtttattaattttgttgtgttttacACATCAAAATACGCATATGGTAAAAATTGCAGCATATTTTGAtaatatttactatattttatgaTTTAAAATAATATCCGAAATAAATTTCGAAAactatttataggggcgggctGGGGCATCACCCTCCCCTAAAAacttatttgtaggggcgggcgatTCTAGCgaccgcccctagaaatagatttgcaggggcgggtgacgcccaCGACCGCAGCTACAAATATTTTCTCAATTGTTTCTGAAAAATCATTTAATCctaaaaaatagcaaacaacaTAAAAATGTATAATTTTCACCATTAGCGTATAACAACATGTGCCTCttgtgaaaaataccgaaaGGACAATTCAGACTTTTAATTGTTTGAATGTGTGGAAAGAAAAAAGTTGCTCTTAAATTGTATGAGAGAGTAGTGACTTAATAGAGGCGAGCATTTGAACATACTTTCTTATTACATATAGTGCAATGTATGTTTATTAATTTTGCTATATTTTACACATCAAAATACAcgtatggtaaaaatttcagcatgttttgataatatttactatattttctgatttaaaagaATAATTGGAATAAATTTCGAAAACTATTTTTAGGGGGGTTGCCACCGATCACCCCTACAAATCTAtctgtaggggcgggtcatgccCCATATGCGCCTAGAAatatgtttgtaggggcgggtgatgccgccaccgcccctacaaatcgggCTCCTATAAATATCTACGGACTTAGACAAATTTTCACACTCACCTGGCGCACGCGAGAAGACGCCGAAAGGCTGCCAAAATTTTCcgtgctccccgccgccgctccgtccgccgccgctccctctgTCGCCCCCGCCAACCCCGCGCCGcaccctacgccgctccctaggTTAGATCCGGCGcgcgctccctccgccgcctccgctgcgcccgcctcctcctcgccgcagcCTCACTGgcctgcctcctcctcgccgccatgtCCTCCCCCGTGCCGCaacgccgccactgccgccgccccctcgtagatccggcgcctcctcgccacttctcctcgccgtcgcgtccgcctcctccccgtgcctcctcgccgccacctcctctgccgcctcctCTGCCCCCGACtcccgccacctcctccgcgaTCGCCTCCTCGCcgtgcctcctcgccgccacctcctcctccgcctcctccacctccgcctccccgccgcctcctccccgtgCCGCCTCCCAGCCACCTCCTTCCTGTGCCGCCTCCCCGCCACCTCACTGCCACCTCCTCCGTCGCTACctccccgccacctcctccgcccccaCCTTCCCGCCACCTGCTCCCTGTGCTGCCTCCCCACTGCCTCCCCACCACCTCCTACCCGTGCCGCCTCCCCGCCACCCCATCCTCCGGGGACCAACCAATGGCACATGTCAACTATGAACAATTGACAATCTTTGAGGAACATGAGTTCAACTTGCACGCCCCGGTTTTTGCCGGCCTCTTAATAGTTACTAAGTTTCCTCCATGTCCGCATATTCAAGTAGAAGTCCCCCGTTCTGTTAGTCGTCGCGAGCTACTGCGAGTGTTAAGGGAAAACACTGGGATAGAGCTTCCACTAGAGAATGTCTTACGTTTGTTCGGCGATTATGTGCTGCTAACCCGATCATTCGAAGAAGCCACTTGCATCATGAGTTGTCCATACATGCACGTTGAGAACCATGTCCTTGCGATCCTAGGATGGACGCCCGACTATGGTTCCACTACTTTATTCTTGGATGAGTCTATTCCAGTAGAGCACCAAATAGAAGGTAGACAACAACGTCCACAAGGAAATAACGCACCACTCAGTCTTCTCATATCTAGATTGCCACCACAAATATTTCTGTAGTGTCCCGCTATATTACATAGAATCTTTGCGAACATATGTAACCTTCGCGACATCAATACGAGGCAAGGGGATTTCTCAATCAGAGCGCACACATTCACTCCAAGGAACGCTATACCTAGTGTTGTACATGTCGTCGTCCGCAGAGTTCAGACAAGAGGGGGTTCCTACTTGAGCATATGGCCAATTTCGATTCGTGCTGGTGTTCTTCCACCGGGCGACCCAACGGCAATCCAGTTAGCCGCGAGCACGAACGGTAACTGCAGTTACAAAAGACCTTTGCTCCATTAATGTGAAACTGTTTCGTCTAACAATTGTCACTCTTCCTTGCAGCATCGAGCAACTTTCCACTCCGATACACACTGTACCCGCAACCCCATGGTTACTATGGTGCGGGGACTTCTAGACAAGGAGGTGGGCATGAAGCACGTCGTCTGCAATTACATATGGTTCAACTTGTCTATACATTGCCCCTAACTACATGCTTTAGCACCAAAACAATCCTTAAACTGCAATACCTCATGTGCATTCTCATGAGATCTGATTGAAGAAGAAGATTCGCCTCCTCAAGAGAAACGGGGATTTGGTTCCATCGAAGTAATGGAAACACCACCGAGCACACCATCGGATCACACAGTCAATGGATGTTGCGGAGGATGACCCGAAAGAATCCAACCACGACGAAGACGAAGAATCACTATGGTACAATTATTACTTCAATCCTTATGTATACAAGTATCCAactaaaacaaaataactacACCAGCTGTCCTTTTGCTAACACAACTCTTTTACAGCTCCAGAGAATAATAATTACAAAGATGAGTAGACACTGGAAGCGGCAAGCACTCAAGAAAGTTGTGCCTGATGCCACGACTACGTGCCCATCCTCTGTCGTACCCATGGAGCAACACCACAGTCGCTGCCGTGAGACTTTCGTTGCACAATGTGTGCTTGTATCATTTCGCTTTGTATGTGGTAGTAAGAACTAGTAGCTAGTTGTATTGATTGAATGTTATGTTTGTTGTAATGTATGGACTTCTATCATTTACCGTGCGGATGTAATGTATGGACACGTAATTTTCGCCCCTAGTATGGACTTCTATCTTAGTAATACGcgtatggtataaatttcagttTTTTATATTGTTTACtatattttctgatttaaaCGATTTTTTGGATATATGGAAAAAGATTTTTAGGAGTAGTCACTCGCCCCTGCAAATggttttctaggggcgggtgacacaCCCACCCGCCCCTGTTAattcattttcaggggcgggtggggcggtcacccgcccctagaaaattatttgtaggggcgggtgacctcCCCACCCACCCCTGATAATGTATTTACAGGGGCGGCCCTTGTACCCTCCCCTGCAAATCGGAATTTTTAGCTACGAAAAACAGGGGTGGTTACGcggtccgcccctaaaaatacattttggtCCACctctacaaatcgtttttgcaGTAGTGAGTATTACACACACCATTTTATCTTCCCTTGTTTTACTTCCGTTTCCCCCAGCACTTCGCTGGCAGTAACTTGATACTGCAGGATACGTGCTGTCGCTTTTATTCTTCCATAATAGGAAGATCAGTTCATGGCACATCATCATGTTTGCAAATATTTGCAAATGCAGAGCCGATGTGCAGGAGACTTTTAATATATATGCCAAAGGTTTGTAATTCGACATTGCCATGAATTTAACAAGGCTACAAAGCACTGCAATATATTGGTATTGCATTGTGTACCAGCTCGACCGTCCACAGTACAGGACAAGCACAGGAGTACATAGATCATTAAGAAGAGGACACACAcatcagaagaaaaaaaaaaggtgagaCGGTACACAAGACGACCCTGCTACAGAGGAGAAGACTGTACTAAAATGGTGCCATCACTCTGTAGCCAATAATACCCAATAGTAGCTTGCCTTTTATCTTAGTATCTTTACCAACTTATAAAAGGCATAAATGATATCCTGTATAAAATTAAACACGTATTCATTAATATGTATACGTATACAGACGCTAGCTCCCCGTACCGTGGCTGAAAAATATACCGCCATTTCTGGGAGCAGGAAGCAGAGGCCGGTCACCGAAAAGCCTAGCTTATTTCCCAGAGCCAAACACGCCGCCTTCAGGAGCATCGCTGCCTCGTCATTCCTCTCGAGATCAGAACACGATCCTGTTGTCCTCCGAGAAGAAGAGCGCCGCCaggtcgtcgacgccgccgtcgctcgcttGCCGGCACAGCAACGGGCTCGCCGTCGCGTTCCACATCTCGGCACCTGCGCGCACACGTTCGGTTGTTATTCCAGCCGTCAGACACACGCGCATCTATCATACTGCTGCTGATCAAATTGATGAAATGGTATCGGAAGAACAGCAAGTACCATTCGAGAACGTGCTCGGGTAGGCGAAGCTGTCCCATCTCAGCTCGTGCTCCGCGGCGCCGATCCCCATGTCGTCGCCGCCGATGAAGAACGTGTCGTGCGGCGGGGACGAGCGGCCGCTGGGCACGAACAGGGGCGGGGGCAGCGGGCTCGACGGCAGCCCGGTggtggccgtcgccgtcgcgtctCCGCCGTACGCGAGTGGACTCTGCAGGATCAGTGCATCTCAGATCAGACCGCGTTAAGACATGCTCCTCTGACATACTACTAGTATAGAGTAGAAAGCAACAGTAACACAAAGGAAAGAAaggttcttcttttcttttttctgtccGTGTTAGAGTGGCTTTCACAataattccttttttttttctttgaacgAGTGGCGGCTATGGAATTGGTACCTGGAACGTGCTGCCGGATTCAGCCGTGGCGCACATTCCCCTGCTCATGTCCAGAGTAGGAGGCGGGCTGGAATTGGTGGGCGTGAACGCGCTGAGCTGCTCGCTGCTGACGAGGGACGAGGTGCTGGAGACCTTGCTCATCTGCGCTCTCCCGCCGGCCGCGTTGCTGGCTCCTTTCGCCCTCGCTGCCGGCTCGCCCTGCAGCAGCCCGGCCTCGTGTCTTTTGATCACGCGACACAGCGCGTAAGCCCCCTGCAGGAGAAGAACAAGCGCAAGTCCCATTCAGCTCAGCAATGGCCAATGGCCAATGgcatcagaaattcagaatgaTCGATGGGCAGGAGCGTACGATGAAGTTGCAGGCGCCGTGCGCGAGGTCCTGGCAGAGGCGGTACTCGTGCATGACCCAGTCGGTGCGCTCGCCGCCGGGGGCGCGGCCGCGGTAGAAGACGAGCGTCTTGCGGAGGCCGTAGACGCCGGCGTCGCAGGCGATGCGGCGGTCCTTGCCGGTGGCCTTCCAGTACCCCGTGGCCGTGGCGCGGTTGGTGCGCGACCCGTTGGGGTACTTGCGGTCGCGCGGGCAGAAGAAGAACCACTCCAGGTCGCGCTTCGGAAGGAACGACTTCTCTGCAATGCGAATCACCAATAGTTGTCGGCTAATTGTTTCCAGAGAATGAGAACATGCCGTATTTTTCTGTCCTGACTTGTGAGGAACACGCATGTTTCTTTTGAAAAGGCGCTACGATACGGCTAGTTATCTGCAACCGGcctaggagaaaaaaaaaggcagatgctcgggggggggggggggggggggggtcgtttCGTTTGTACTTTCTGGTAGCTAGCAACGAAGCATCGATCCCTAGCAAGTGAAATTCAGCGCGGCCATCatgttcctttccttttttatttttcactcTCTCCTCCATCGGCTACAACTTAAAAGGCTAGTAATTGTACTGGAAAAAGTCGAAGGGTTTGTCCTTGTCTCGTTCGGTGAAAAAGTTGAGCATGCTGACATTTGCCAGAATTCAACTCTTGATGCATGCGGGTAGCAGCAAGCAATACAGAAGATGCACACACGCACCTGGCAGTTCCCACGGCTCGGACTTGTAGAGATCGATGACGGGGATGACCTCGAGCTCGATCTTGAGGTTGTCGACCTTGCGCTTGAGGTAGTAGCCGACGAGCTCGTCGTCGGTGGGGTGGAAGCGGAACCCGGGCGGCAAGGTCATGGTGCCCATTATAGTGGCCGAGATTGTAGTAATATGAATGTACACTTGCAAGCTATGTATTCAGGAAGAAGCCAACGCTACCGATGGAATGGAACAGTACTACTAGCTGTGATACTGCCAGGTAAATAGTTCAGGCAGAAGAACACTTATAGGTGGTAGAGCGAGAAAGCACGAGCTAGCTAGCGTCAATGAACAAGGAGGAAGTATCTGTTGAAGATGTGGAAGATCCAGAAATAGAAGCTCTTCCTGGTGTGGAGACCCAGCGGGCTGACGAATTCGATGCAGTAGCAGGAGCCCAAGATCATTATCAGGACAGACTTCTTCAGAGCCTGGTTAGCTAGATTAAGCTATGACTAAGACCCGGATTAATATAATGAGCGCCTACAAGAGCTGCcgagaagaacaagaactagTGGTGGTCCAGGCTTTCGATTAACCTGCTGAACAAGAGCAATGCTAGGGAAGGAAGAGGAAGCTGAGAATTGTtgtgggggagagggagagagtgtaGGAGGAGGTGTTAGAAGCAGCAGGGTGGTGGCGTTTATATAGACTCCGCCGAGGCAGCAGCCCAGGGgaaggggagagaggagaggagaggggaaagCGAGGCGAGGTCGGCGCGGCGGTCGTAGGAGCGAAGCGATTCCAAGCGTCCGCCGCGTCCCCGGCCCCCGCGCCGTTGTCGCGCCCCCACGCTGCCGCCGGGAGCCGCATGACTGTTTCACACGTCTACGGCGGCTCACCAGAAGCCGCTTGCTCTGAACCCAAAGCCTATGCGTTCGTTCAGGTATCCAGCAGACCACAAGGCCGCTTCTTAATCCTGGCAAACAGGTAGTACGTGTGATTCGGTCAGAATTCTTAATCGGGCAGGAGCCCACAGACAGAAAGGCAAGGCAAGGCAAGCACACGCGtgtgttgtgttgtgttgtgttgtgtCTGTTGCTCTTCTCATCTACTACTACGCCCTACTGTGATGAATCTTGTGGCGGCTTTGCGTTTGGCGTTTTACCATTCCGGGAAGGGCCGTCAGGTCTCTCTTGCTTTTGCCAGTTGCCTGTTGTTAGCCGtgccgcccggccgccggccgcctcgctCAAAAGCGCTGGTTTGTCCGTTCATATAAACTTTGGTTTTGTCTATGGATTTATTCCCCGTCACGTAGATCCGTGCTTAGCCCGTTGTGGATTAACATTAATTTGTGATCAAGTCGGTAGGCACGGCCTGTGTGCGATAAGTTTCGTGCTCACTTTCACTTGCTTTGTTTCGTTTTTTTTTACAGCTACTAGTGTTCATACTCGCATCTGACTGACTAACCTTTACTGCTGCTACCAAGCCAGGACTTtaaggggtgtttagttggcgaaatttttttaattttcgtACTGTggcatattttgttgttatttggcaattaatattcaatcatCAACTAATTAggattaaaaaattcatctcgtatgaatcagttaaattgtgtaataagttattttttcaactgtatttaatactttatgcatgtgtccgaagattcgatatgACGGATACTGTACgattttttttgaactaaacacacctagCTAGGTCCTTGAGTTTAACATGGTCTTTGTTCCTTTTGTGGCCCCCGTATGCTGCACTTCCCTGCTTGCTTGACCTCACATGCTTCTTCTGAATTGAAATTgacccctcctctcctctccgacCCAGCTACTCCATCATGATACACGCACGCTTGGCCCTTCCGTAATACTAACCCCCTAGACCCCAAAACGTGCGAGCGTAGATGTTGACGCCATAATTCGAGTCGCTTTTAAAAAAATGGCGTGTTACTGCATCCATTTTGTTCGTTTGTTTTCGCTACCTAAttaaataaagaagaagaggcCGTTGAGACGACAGCAAAGCAAGTTGGCGGGTGCGGATCGCATCGGGTGACCGACCAACACTAATCATCTGGAAGACAGCAACTCGGTTCCTTCGCTTTACTATGATCATCGAAATCAGAGCTCGCACCCTCCTGCGCTCATTCATATTGTTAACTCCACTCCAGTTCATGCATGCACTAAAAGGCCAGCTGCTGCGAGATGAATCGTGCATTGCTTAGTTTGGTTCCATGTCAGAtgcaaaagaacaaaaaaagatGGACAAGCACTACTAGATTATGCTTTTAATTATTACC
This window contains:
- the LOC120688107 gene encoding NAC domain-containing protein 71-like yields the protein MGTMTLPPGFRFHPTDDELVGYYLKRKVDNLKIELEVIPVIDLYKSEPWELPEKSFLPKRDLEWFFFCPRDRKYPNGSRTNRATATGYWKATGKDRRIACDAGVYGLRKTLVFYRGRAPGGERTDWVMHEYRLCQDLAHGACNFIGAYALCRVIKRHEAGLLQGEPAARAKGASNAAGGRAQMSKVSSTSSLVSSEQLSAFTPTNSSPPPTLDMSRGMCATAESGSTFQSPLAYGGDATATATTGLPSSPLPPPLFVPSGRSSPPHDTFFIGGDDMGIGAAEHELRWDSFAYPSTFSNGAEMWNATASPLLCRQASDGGVDDLAALFFSEDNRIVF